The DNA window GAACCCGAAAACCCGCCAGGTGGTCGATGCGACCGTGGTGAAAGGCGTCAGATTAAGGAGATGAGATGCAGCCGGTCACTTGCGATCAGTCATTCGGCGGTCCCTAAATAGCACCGACGTCCATCATCATCCGCCGCTCGTATGCGGTGGTTACACAAACACGCCGCAGAGAGAGGGCTGCGCTCTGCGCTTCCGCACAGGTACGTGTGCCTCcgtccccaccctccccccccccccccccccgtgtctcCCCTCGTGGCACGCTGCCAGCGCCGCGTACACGCGTGATTGAGACGCGGAGACGCACGTCTTCATGAATAAGCGATGGCACTTTAATGGGTGACCTTCGCTATGAAGGCTGGAGCAGACATTTAccagaaggggaaaaaaaaataaaaataaaaaaagataaaagaaaaaaaagattgacgTTGACAGTCGGAGGCGATGGCACCTTTGTGTTTGTCTCTTCATCAGTTCGGTGGGCAGGCCTCAATGCCTGGAGCCTCCTCTGAGATCTGCGCTGAACGCTCTGTCCTGTGGTACCTGCACAGGGTCCCCTCCGCAGGTGAATGGTGGTCTGTCAGAGCTCACCTTTTGTTTGACATTGTTTGCCTGCTGCAGTCgtgctgccattttgcattGCTTTTGCACAAGTGGCCTGTTAAccacattattttaatgtacaGGCTAacacccctggtcctggagcaccACAGTGGCTGCCGGGGTTCACTGTTTTTCTGCACAGAATTGGTCAgttaaccctctgaagaatactgtttttttcaaattgtagaactccactgcttttaATCACCAGTCGTGATTGTTAAATCAGCATGAGAACTTTAAGTTCTAATTGCATATTTCTTCGTTCGCAGATTGAACGAGCCACTTTGGGAATTTGGCCAAGACACCAGGGAAACCCCTGCTCATTATGATGAGTGTAATGGGATCTTTAATAACCACAGTGACTTTCCATTACGTTGCATTACAGTCAcgtagcagacgctcttatccagagcgacatacaataaagtgcaaatcagaaccagggacaagtgcattgaagaccctagaggaaagtacagttccaagtcctagcgtGATCACTttgataaaaacttgaacccttgaagaataaatcaactttccaagtagcataccacggttggcagctagaatactcTGTATACTGAAACAATGATACATGAGTGCAGTTATAACCTATGACGTACACATAGCTCACATGGCTAATAGCGgtaaggtagggagggaaaggtgcagcctgatgAGGTGAGTTTTCCGTGTGAATGCTAATGCTTCCGCAGAAACATCCTCGGAACCTTCAAATAGGTTTTCGCACATCTCATGtaatgcctgtgtttgtgtcatttCCTGTCGGGCCGAGATTTGGTCTAGCGGTTTCAAATTAGCCAGTCGTGCGCCTTAACCGCCAGGCAACCCCTCCGGGACCCTTACGAGCAGAGGCGCCTTATTGCTGGGAATGTTCCTGTTTTAATCGGCCGCGTCAGTGGAGACCCGTGTTGAGTGGAGCGGATCCGTTCTGAACCTGTTCTCCTCTCCACTGCAGCCTATGACAGAGTCTGTGGACTGACTTTGGGCTCCCCCCTGCTCTAGACCAATCATGtgtcgtgggggggggggggtttcattccaaccaatcactgcacctgctgatttcactaattaacacgcCTTCAAACAGAGAGGATGGAACTAATTTGTGGAATCAGcgggtgtagtgattggttggaatgaaaaaccCTCCGTGACATGTGATTGGGCGCCCCTGGTCTGTAGACCACCTCTGTGACGGACAGTGAAGCTTCACGGTGAGTAATCAGTGCTCCACTGATTTCAGCCAATCGGTGTGTTTTGGGGCAGCAAGCAAAAAATCTTTTCATTTGTTCTGATTGGTTTGGGATTGACAGCCCACCATTGTgagacctccccccccccccccccccccccccccgccctaaCATCAGTAGATGCTCTCTGTTCATATTTAAACGCAGACATGTAGAAGGTctgatgttgtttttttgcgaTTTGGGTCAAAGCTGCACCCGTCTTCTTGTATGCATGGGAGCGAAtctgtttctccctccccccctaaACCCCTGACTCCACCCCTCCCATCCTAAACCCCcaactccacccccctccccccaactgTAGCGTCCCATTTCACTGCTGTCAGTCCTGTGCGATTCTCTCGACATCTGGCTTTGAGCTCGGCAGGATCATCCGACACAATTTCCTGCCTTGCGCTCCTCCAGTCCCacgccccaccccctcccccacctcgcCCCCGGACCCCCTTCCCCGTTGGGAGCCTTCCCGTCCCCGCTCCGAGCTTAAGAGCCACAGTTTCGGGTCAAGGGGGTCAAGGACGACGTCGGAGACTCATTAGGCCTGCCAGAGAAGAGGAATTTCTCTGGATTGCTCCTCGAGCGGAGCCGGCGCttacgtgctaacgtgctaacccgCGGTGCCCGTGGCGAGCGGAGGGTGATTTATCGGTCTGCTCTGCGCTCCGCGGACCCGGCTGGGCTTGTGCTCGGAGTGCAGAGCGCAGGGAGAGAGGACGCGAACGTGTCCCAGCTCCGCTCGCCTGAAAGCAGCGGTGTCGATCTCAGGGccacgcgtgcgtgtgtgtgcgccggTTTCCATTATataattagttcaattattCGCTGAGTTAGGGCTGTGTGCTTGCGCACAATGCGTATGAAGAGAaatgtgcggatcgtattgtcTAAATAACAACCGTTGGTTATATCATATTCTGTGCTTCGCTGACATGAAATGCACCCGGCTGAATGAGTCATTTGAATCTGTTAAGGCGGCATTAGCTGGTCGGAATGAGAACCTGCAAACACACTGCCCTCCGTGGCAGCGAGTTGGAGACCTAGCCCTGCCGCCTGAAGGCTTAATGCACAAcggccctgttcctggagatctaccgttctggaacagggttgggcagccctgctctagctgttgaatcgggtgtgctttgttagggttggagtgaaaacctagagGCTAAAAGGCTTTAGCAACTCagaactttttctttttttgagcaCAATTCTTAAAACTGTTAaggagtttttttcttttcttctggcTGAAGGCACTGGCAAAGAACATTTCAAtctaaaaaatgattttgaagaACTCCATTACCCTAAAAAGTGGTGTCGGAAAAGAGGAATATAGTCTCATTGTGAAATCTGCTCTTACAGAATGCCAACCGTGTGTATACGCACTCAGGGGAGCTAGTAGAGTTAAAACGCGTCTGTCAGAATTGATTTTACACTCAACATGCTGCTTTTGGTTCAGCACTGTTTTCATGGATTTCATCCTGAAACAGGTTGGGCCCTGAATTATAGAttcaccctcccccccctaGAGCAAAAAACAATACTTAATAAGCCGTACTTCTGGCTTCCTGCTTTTGGTCTTGGAGATTAGATCAGGCGCCCATGCTGGTCATATGGTTTGCTTTCGCTAGACAAGCAGTGAGAAATAAACAAGACAAGAGgtgtattaattattaattattcatattatatgGTGAGTTGCACCTCTGTATGCGGCTCTGTATGAAACTTgggtttttaatatttttacagtACTCTTTCGATGCTTTTAAAGTCTGAAGACATGCCTAGAGATCCTTGAGAAATTATCAGTGGGATATCCTAAAGTTTATGCAGTACGGTTGTGTACTGTGAAGGATTTCTCATGAACAGTGATGAAaacagtttctttttaaaatggttcGGGGAAACTGCGGGAACTTTGCGGATGTCTAAATTATTTAAAGTATCCAATCACAGGTGTGATTGTATGACGGTGATGCGTTGTCCTTTGCCATGGTGATGACAAACACCTCCGCTGATCTTTAGAGGGccaacaggaacaggaaggggTGGGGCTTCAACACCTGGTACTCTTGCCAGTAATAATAGCAGGAATATTCCTGGTGTCTAAAGGGTTGCGGTATTTATGTGATTGTTTTTTCCCAGGAACGGTTGTGTCTTTATTGTATTTCAGCTGCCTACACTGAAGCACATGGCATTGGGGATCAAATATTTTCGCCCAATGTGTTTCAAACCTATAACCTTCTGGTTAGAAGCCCTCCTGCTTGCCCACTCGACAAGAGTATTTTATACTCTTCAACATTGTTCATTCAACATTGAGAAACTTTCTGTGCCGACCGTAGACAAGCGAGTCAATTGTTTTCATGGTTTGGCCCACTTAAAatttctcttcctctgtttGAGAGAAAAGAATTGTGCGAAAAagctgaactttttttttttttttttttttttaaagaataacaAGGAAAACCCAGTGAGCGGGAGAATTTTTCCAGCCTATCGATTAGCCTGTATGGAACGTCAGCGAGGTTGATGAATGAGCCTGTTGCTTCAGTGGCTTAGCTGTCGATGGCAGAGCTCGCTGTCCGGCTTTGACGCGGCGGGCGGATTGAGGTCAGGCGGCAGCCCGTCGGCAGGTCACTCCGGAGGCTCCGATCGAGTTTTTACGGAACAAAACGTTCTGGGACGAAGCACCCGCAACGCGAACGGGTGGACGCAAAGTTAAGTCGCGGCATAAATCAGATTCTCCGGAGCAAAAGATGCCCTTCCCTCTTCAGACAAACATAACGCCCTGTGGCGCTGAATCATGAAAGCCTTATTCAGGAGATGCTCAGAACCGGTCTGGTCCTCTGAAGGTGCCGGAAAATTGGttatgatattttatttaagtCTGCAGCCTGGTGTTGGAGTTAGAGCGTAATGATATAAAGGGACTCATGAATCTTAAATGGTGAGTTTCTGACCGCATTCTGCAAAGGCTTGCTGAAGAACAGAGACTTCTCCACCCCCCAAACTCTGAGGATACTCAGACTGGGTGGGGAAACGTcacaaagccacaaaaacagcagcGCCATCGTTTACTTTGAGGCCATAAGCGGAAGCCCTCATCCATTATCCATACACGGCTTACACTTTCATACAGTTCATACAGCCAGATATTTATGAAGCTAGGTTATTTTAGATGACCTGAATGGATTCGGGTTAAGGCCCTTATTCGAGAGTGCCCCAAGATACAAGCCCACTGCCCTGTTATCCTACAGTCCCACCCATGACAAACATTTGCTGCGGACAGGTACTGTTGAACCAtttacatttgtgtgtatgtgtttgtgtgtttgtatgtatgtgtttgtgtgtacatgtttgtgtgtatgtgtctgtgtgtttgtgtgtacatgtacttgtttttgtgtgtgtttgtttgtgtgtgtttgtgtgtgtgtgcgtacgtgtgtgtgtgtttgtgtgtgtgtatgtgtttgtgtgtgtgtgtgtgtacgtgtacgtttttgtgtgtgtacgtgtttgtgtgtgtgtgtgtgtttgtatgtgtgtgtgtatgtgtgtgtgtgtgtacgtgtttgtgtttgtgtgtgtgtacgtgtttgtgtttgtgtgtgtgtgtgtgtgtttgtgtgtgtgtgtacgtgtttgtgtgtgtgtttgtgtgtgtgtgtttgtgtgtgtttgtgtgtgtgtgtgtttgtgtgtacgtgtttgtgtgtgtgtgtgtgtgtgtttgtgtgtgtgtgtacgtgtttgtgtgtatttgtgtgtgtgtgtgtttgtgtgtgtgtgtacgtgtttgtgtgtgtgtgtttgtgtgtgtgtgtgtgtgtgtgtacgtgtttgtgtgtgtgtgtgtgtttgtatgttctccaCAGCAGAGCCACTCACCCACAACCACAGGCAGCACCTTCATggccttcctctccctgccgtTGATTTTGGCGCGTTTCTTTTTCAGGTGTCCGTGGGGGTGGGCGTAGCACCTGTCGGGGTAGGCCAGGGTGTGTATGGGGCCGTCCTTATACCCCGGGGGAGGGAAGGGGCAGCCGGGCGCGGTGGGGTAGcgcaccagctcctccagcttgAGGTCGGAGGGCCGGTGGGGGGTACGCTGGATGTCGGGGGACGGGGGCGGCGCGGTCAGGCGGGGCAGCGTGACGGCCCGCTGCAGTTTGCTCCTGCCCTGAACGCCTCCGCCGCCCCCGCTCCTCAGCTTGGCCCGCCGCGCCTCCTCCCACCTCCGCAGGCCCCGGAACATCCCGCAGTACAGCAGCAGCATGATGGGGCAGGGCAGGAAGAAGGAGCACACGGAGGAGTACACCACGTAGCGGTCGTCCTCCAGCCGGCAGGACGCCGGGTCCCGCCCCGGCACGTCGTTGATGCCGAAGATGACGGGCGAGGCCACCGCCAGGGCGGAGACCCaggtgagggagaggagcagAACCTGCCGCTGGTCCACGTGCCGGCGGTTGTAGTTCAGCGGGATGGACACGGCGATGAACCTGGGGCAACATGGGGGGGCAACATGGGGGGGTAAGATGGAGCAGCGATACGTGCAAATATGCAAAGCATGAAAAtgatattacagttatttaactgacgcttacagttcattatactaagcaggggacaatcctgcCGGGAACAATatggggtcaagggcccaacagctgtgttgatcttatcgtggctccatgggggcttgaaccaccaaccttctgggtccgaATCATGCGCCTTTGTCACTAGGCCACAGGTTGCTgcataatttcttatttagctgacgcttttatccaaagtgacttacagttgatttgactaagcagggggaagGCCTTTCAATAGTATCTGTACTGGAAAGGACACCAAAACTGTAACATGACCAAAATCCTTGGTTAAAGAGTTCACAGCAGGGTAAAATCCACTTCTGACAGTGTGTCCTTAACTCTTTGAGTGTGCGTATTGTCCCTGTTGGACTCTGGCTTAATGCTGTAAGAGTTCATCCAATCTACAGGTTTTACAGATTATCTAATCTGGCActggaatccaaatccagccctggtttaattttatcctgggtaattagtgctactgattgaccTGACTAtcctcacacctgactcccaggtaaagggcgggtggaaaaccagcagttctgggCCCtcgagttgctgatccctggtgTACAGTAACCTTGGTTAACGCTTTCTAGAATTAGTGGCAGTCTGACCCTCTGGTTTCTTGGCTTTTGCATCTTTGTGACACAGAGCCTGAACAGCTGCAATCAGGCCTGACCAATCGAATGCCGCCTCCAAATCAGGCCTGGCCTATTGAATGCCTCCAAAATAGTATTGAAGTGAATTTTGGTCATGGAGGATTTTGTTGGGGGTGGGTAACATTCAGTATTGGCTCTAAACTCACAAAACTCTAAACTTTGGAACCTAAACTCCAAGTgctccaaaaaaaaaggcattacACATACAAAACTAGAGTCAGGCCTGAGGTTGCTGTTGCACTCTGGGAGAGGGATCGTAGAAGTGGCAGGATTCCCCTGGCGTTCGGAGTCGTTAACATTCGTCATCCTAACGAGGACCGTCTCACAGACCTCATTTGTTTCACTAACAGGTCTGTGGAGTTCCGCTCTATGTTCTTGGGGATTTTTCCAAAAAGATTAACGCTGGCCCCTTTTCCCCTGGTCTGTAGGAGCTGACCGCGGGCAGGAACTGTGTCTATTTACAGGTGAGTCAGCCACTCTGGTTATTGCAGTctataatgtattttttgtgtgcCTTGGGAGTCTCGATTTTGTGACATGTGAAGCTGTCTGTACGCTCATTAGTTTTACAATCTGTGCATTGCTTACAACTGAGAGCACAGGCGGTGGAAAGGGGGCTATTGTCAGTCTCTCATCAGACACTGGAAACCCATGAACCCATGAACCCATGAACCCAGAGTGAACTGCTTTATGGCAGTGGCCTGTGCATTCAGTGGGGCGGAGCAGAGTGTTGCTCCAGCACAGAGTGCAGGTGTTGGGGAGGAGTGGGGAGGAGTGCAGGTGTTGGGCAGGTGCTGGGAGGAGTGCAGGTGTTGGGGAGGAGTGAGCAGGTGTTAGGAGGAGTGCAGGTGTTGGGGAGGAGTGAGCAGGTGTTGGGAGGAGTGCAGGTGTTGGGGAGGAGTGAGCAGGTGTTAGGAGTGCAGGTGTTGGGGAGGAGTGAGCAGGTGTTGGGGAGGAGTGGGGAGGAGTGCAGGTGTTGGGGAGGAGTGAGCAGGTGTTAGGAGGAGTGTAGGTGTTGGGGAGGAGTGAGCAGGTGTTAGGAGGAGTGCAGGTGTAGGGGAGGAGTGGGGAGGAGTGAGCAGGTGTTAGGAGGAGTGCAGGTGTTGGGGAGGAGTGAGCAGGTGTTAGGAGGAGTGCAGGTGTTGGGGAGGAGTGAGCAGGTGTTAGGAGGAGTGCAGGTGTTGGGGGGGGCTGACCTGTCGATGCTGATGGCACACAGGTTAAATATGGAGGCAGTGCACAGCATCACATCCATTGTCATCAGTCCATCGCAGATGAGCATGCTGAGGGCCCACACACCACCCTGAAactgaacagaacacacacacacacacacacacatacagacacacatgcgcacataaacacacagacacacacgcacacaaaaacacacacacacacacgcacatacacacacatgcacacacacacacacacacacacacacacacacacacatacacacacatacacacagacacaggcacacgcacacatgaacacagacacacatgcacacataaacgcacagacatacatgcacatacgcgcacacataaacacacacacacatacagtaaacacacgtgcacacaaacgcagacacataaacacacaggcacacatacacatgcacgcacacacacacacacacacacacacacatatatgcacacatacaaatgcacacacacatacacagacatgcacacagacacacacacacacccatcagtCTGGAGTGTCCATTTCTCCTCCGCACATTGCTCCCACCGTGTCCCGCTCCAGATTGGCGCTGTGAAATGGCTGTTTCCTCATTAACGGGGTGGTGCCGTCCCGCCCCAGGGCTGGCAGAATTACGGGCTCTCTGCTTCATGCCACATTTCAGCTCTCACCGGAACggagcgggggggcgggggggggacatTTCCTCTCTGGTCACCTCTACTATTATTAGGGCTCAGAACACAAAGTGCTGgaagccaatttttttttttttttggtttccccTAATAGGTTGTGGATCTCTGAAACCGTAACGCAGTAATCTTAATTCCTGGTGCTGGGCAGCCGccgggtgtgctggtttttgtttgttttcgccttaacgtcagcaaccaattcagagccAAGaacccaggtgaggtgagttagccgTGTAATAAACCGCTTTAATTGGCTCAATTAAGCGCT is part of the Conger conger chromosome 15, fConCon1.1, whole genome shotgun sequence genome and encodes:
- the LOC133111956 gene encoding D(4) dopamine receptor-like, encoding MSANLTGSNQTALPNTDYNFPALVFGILLIVVIICGNLLVCLSVYTEKALKTTTNYFIVSLAVADLLLAVLVLPLFVYAEFQGGVWALSMLICDGLMTMDVMLCTASIFNLCAISIDRFIAVSIPLNYNRRHVDQRQVLLLSLTWVSALAVASPVIFGINDVPGRDPASCRLEDDRYVVYSSVCSFFLPCPIMLLLYCGMFRGLRRWEEARRAKLRSGGGGGVQGRSKLQRAVTLPRLTAPPPSPDIQRTPHRPSDLKLEELVRYPTAPGCPFPPPGYKDGPIHTLAYPDRCYAHPHGHLKKKRAKINGRERKAMKVLPVVVGAFLFCWTPFFVVHTTRALCRSCDITAQQMSIVTWLGYVNSALNPIIYTVFNTEFRNFFRKFLRSFC